Proteins encoded together in one Alteribacter keqinensis window:
- a CDS encoding DUF2243 domain-containing protein, whose protein sequence is MVSVRSEQFQFSGRNLLSGILFGLGLIAFFDEVVFHQLLRWHHFYDRSTTDIGLISDGLFHAFSWFATIGGLFMFADLRRRQALWMKRWLGGVFLGAGTFQLYDGIVQHKIMRIHQIRYVDHVIVYDIVWNVGAAMMIGIGVYLVYKTRRHRKEEVAQ, encoded by the coding sequence ATGGTATCTGTCCGGTCTGAGCAATTTCAATTTTCCGGCCGGAACCTGTTGTCCGGCATTCTGTTTGGTCTTGGTCTCATTGCTTTTTTTGATGAAGTGGTTTTCCACCAGCTGCTCAGATGGCATCATTTTTACGACCGTTCAACAACGGATATTGGATTGATTTCAGATGGACTCTTTCACGCATTCAGCTGGTTTGCGACAATCGGAGGCTTGTTTATGTTTGCAGATCTGCGCAGACGGCAGGCTTTGTGGATGAAACGCTGGCTTGGGGGAGTATTTCTTGGTGCGGGAACCTTTCAGCTTTATGACGGAATTGTACAGCATAAAATAATGAGGATTCACCAGATTCGATACGTTGACCATGTGATTGTTTATGACATCGTATGGAATGTAGGTGCAGCGATGATGATAGGCATAGGCGTTTACCTCGTGTATAAGACGAGACGCCACCGTAAAGAAGAGGTGGCACAATGA
- a CDS encoding DUF4064 domain-containing protein, giving the protein MSRNTEMVLGILGGLLGFGGAFFALFIVSIDEAVSGSTEMWGLGTSAFLFSILGFAGAVIVKFKAKLGGWLMMISGDAILVSISLFGVVPALFLAAAGLMGVLRKEKVKTAVAA; this is encoded by the coding sequence GTGAGTCGGAATACTGAAATGGTTTTGGGGATTCTGGGTGGATTGCTTGGGTTTGGCGGGGCGTTTTTTGCGTTGTTTATCGTAAGCATTGATGAAGCTGTGAGCGGGAGTACGGAGATGTGGGGGCTTGGCACGAGTGCGTTTTTGTTCAGCATCCTTGGGTTTGCGGGAGCGGTGATTGTGAAGTTTAAGGCGAAGCTGGGAGGGTGGCTTATGATGATCAGCGGTGATGCGATATTAGTCTCAATCAGTTTGTTTGGCGTCGTCCCTGCGTTATTTCTTGCAGCAGCGGGGCTCATGGGAGTTCTTAGAAAGGAGAAGGTAAAGACGGCTGTGGCTGCATAG
- a CDS encoding MATE family efflux transporter, producing the protein MEHVESQKDKVQLFLRILWPIMVTQVSLYAMNMVDTLMSGRVGTDDLAGVAIGSSLWMPVFTGINGILLAVTTIVAQLMGSGRKDRISEAVTQSVYLAMVLAVLVVVLGFFALDHIMTFMNLTPEVIHISFHYLIGLSFGIVPLFLASVLRNFFDGQGFTRITMIITVIAVPFNVLLNYGFIFGNFGLPALGGIGAGYATAATYWIIFFVSVAMTFKVPVLRRYQVFVKWFRPSWKAWKEQLSIGVPIGLSIFFESSIFAVVTLLMGMMFTTVTIAAHQIALSFTSLIFMIPLSISMALTIVVGFSVGGRRIQAAKQYGRLGVLGGIGILAVGAVFLYFFREQIAYLYTTDRDVVLMAGQFIIIAIIFQLSDAAQSGLQGVLRGYKDVKVPFITAFTSYWLIGIPAGYSLAAFSPLGPFGLWVGITLGLTCAAIGFFVRLQIVQRRAELAADN; encoded by the coding sequence ATGGAACACGTTGAGTCACAGAAAGATAAAGTACAGCTGTTTTTACGAATTTTATGGCCGATAATGGTTACACAGGTAAGCCTTTACGCCATGAACATGGTAGATACATTGATGTCAGGAAGAGTCGGCACTGATGACCTGGCCGGTGTCGCCATCGGTTCAAGCCTGTGGATGCCTGTATTTACTGGAATTAACGGAATTCTTCTTGCCGTTACAACAATAGTGGCCCAGCTTATGGGGAGCGGGCGTAAAGACAGGATATCAGAAGCTGTCACCCAGTCGGTCTACCTGGCGATGGTGCTGGCAGTCCTTGTTGTTGTCCTGGGATTTTTCGCTCTTGATCATATCATGACGTTTATGAATTTAACGCCGGAAGTGATCCATATCTCTTTTCATTATTTAATCGGTCTTTCTTTTGGCATCGTGCCTTTGTTTCTTGCTAGCGTTCTGCGGAACTTTTTCGACGGGCAGGGCTTTACCCGGATTACGATGATCATCACGGTCATTGCGGTACCGTTTAATGTGCTGTTAAATTACGGTTTTATTTTCGGGAACTTCGGCCTCCCTGCCCTAGGGGGCATCGGTGCAGGCTATGCCACTGCGGCAACATACTGGATCATTTTCTTTGTGAGTGTGGCGATGACATTTAAAGTACCGGTCCTCAGGCGTTACCAGGTTTTTGTAAAGTGGTTCAGACCTTCATGGAAAGCGTGGAAAGAGCAGCTTTCCATCGGGGTGCCGATCGGATTGTCGATCTTTTTTGAGTCGAGTATTTTTGCGGTTGTCACACTTCTTATGGGGATGATGTTTACAACCGTAACGATTGCAGCCCACCAGATTGCGTTGAGCTTCACGTCCCTTATTTTTATGATTCCGTTAAGTATCTCCATGGCACTCACGATTGTCGTTGGTTTCTCAGTCGGAGGCCGGCGGATTCAGGCAGCAAAACAGTACGGGCGTCTCGGGGTGCTGGGCGGCATCGGCATTTTAGCTGTCGGGGCCGTGTTTCTCTACTTTTTCAGGGAGCAGATCGCCTACTTGTATACGACCGACCGGGATGTGGTCCTCATGGCGGGGCAGTTCATCATTATCGCTATTATCTTTCAGCTTTCTGATGCGGCCCAGTCCGGACTCCAGGGCGTTCTTCGAGGGTACAAAGACGTAAAAGTGCCGTTCATTACGGCTTTTACCTCCTATTGGCTGATCGGGATTCCGGCGGGCTACAGCCTGGCTGCTTTTTCTCCACTCGGACCTTTCGGGCTCTGGGTTGGCATTACACTGGGGCTGACGTGTGCTGCAATCGGATTTTTTGTAAGACTGCAGATTGTCCAGCGACGGGCAGAGCTTGCGGCTGACAACTAA
- a CDS encoding cytochrome c oxidase assembly protein, which produces MIIVQHIHSSHSGVHETGMLPQVLLALPFLLALIFYISCIVISKRNERSWPVHRTTLWTLGILCALTAVIGPVAVQAHGNFTLHMLGHLLLGMIAPLLMALAAPVTLMLRTLPVPAARNVTKVLKSKPMHLFTNPVFASIMNMGGLWVLYTTNLFPAMHEHTWLHILIHFHVFLAGYLFTISMIYIDPMPHGYPYLYRGVVLVLALASHGILSKYIYANPPSGVASADAQTGGMLMYYGGDAVDIIIIFILCLHWYRSARPKILEFEKKSTGWKIDTP; this is translated from the coding sequence ATGATCATTGTGCAGCATATTCATTCCAGCCATTCCGGTGTACATGAAACAGGGATGCTTCCCCAGGTGCTCTTAGCTCTTCCTTTTTTATTGGCATTGATTTTCTATATCAGTTGTATCGTGATATCGAAAAGAAACGAACGGTCGTGGCCGGTTCACCGGACAACCCTCTGGACTCTGGGCATATTGTGTGCGTTAACAGCCGTTATCGGCCCGGTAGCGGTTCAGGCTCATGGGAACTTTACTTTACATATGCTTGGCCACCTGCTTCTTGGCATGATCGCTCCACTATTAATGGCCCTTGCAGCACCGGTCACCCTGATGCTCCGGACCCTGCCTGTACCAGCTGCCCGTAATGTAACGAAGGTGTTAAAAAGCAAACCAATGCATCTTTTTACCAACCCCGTGTTTGCTTCCATAATGAATATGGGAGGCCTTTGGGTCCTTTACACAACGAATCTATTTCCTGCTATGCACGAACATACATGGCTGCATATCCTTATTCACTTTCATGTCTTTCTCGCAGGATACCTTTTCACCATTTCAATGATCTACATCGACCCGATGCCCCACGGCTATCCTTATCTTTACCGTGGTGTGGTTCTTGTCCTTGCTTTAGCGAGTCACGGTATTTTATCAAAGTACATTTATGCCAACCCTCCGTCCGGAGTTGCATCGGCCGATGCTCAAACAGGCGGGATGCTCATGTATTATGGAGGGGATGCGGTGGATATCATCATCATTTTCATTTTGTGCCTTCACTGGTACCGGTCCGCCCGGCCGAAAATACTGGAATTTGAAAAAAAGAGCACCGGTTGGAAAATTGACACTCCCTAA
- a CDS encoding type IA DNA topoisomerase, producing MPVILAEKPSQAKAYAEAFSNVKKGDGFLSIPACTQFPSGAKLTWGIGHLVELKNPSEYKGEWKRWSLGTLPIVPERFEFKPARRTLKQFNVVKRLLKEADEIIVATDCDREGENIARSIIAMSGARGKPTKRLWINSLEVDEVRKGFASLKEGEHYLPLYEEAQARQVGDWLVGINTSRLYTLLLKQKGIEDVFSVGRVQTPTLNLIYERQKEIENFKPEPFFEIEGTFKTEAGTYKGKMKGRYKTKEEVSRMLNDKGVSERETGLVKDVKKQVKRQKPPKLHSLSTLQSAMNKKYKYSPSKVLKIVQSLYDQPLKLVTYPRTDTQHITHSEFTYLKNNLSAYQKVAGADFEPASLNPGKRYVDDAKVQEHYAIIPTKKIPQTRTVEGLRQDQRNVYMEIVNSSLAMFHHDYLYEETTITTDVKTLDFFTRGRVEKERGWKELFYKGDSKKKDGDTLLPPVVKGMTAEAKVNVTEDETKPPKPFTEGQLITMMKTCGQMIDEDEEVRATLKEVEGLGTEATRSSIIETLIKQEYIKVNKNIVSVTEKGRILCEAVSGTLLAKPAMTAKWEKYLKKIGQGAGKKTAFIDNTIAFTHKIVEDAGDVVAKLEVSEAAKSQVSEKGRGKGGKWAPAEPVASCPACGKGQIMDRKTFYGCSEYKAGCKQTFNKRVLGKTLSKTAIKQLCEKGKTNKLKGFKGKKPFDASLVLKDGKVEFDFVNQ from the coding sequence ATGCCAGTCATTTTAGCCGAAAAACCAAGTCAGGCAAAGGCCTATGCAGAGGCGTTTTCCAATGTGAAAAAAGGCGACGGGTTTCTTTCCATACCAGCGTGCACGCAGTTTCCGAGCGGGGCAAAACTCACATGGGGGATCGGACATTTAGTAGAACTGAAAAATCCGAGCGAATATAAAGGCGAGTGGAAGCGATGGTCACTGGGCACCCTTCCCATCGTACCCGAGCGGTTTGAGTTTAAACCTGCCCGCCGGACACTAAAGCAGTTTAATGTCGTGAAGCGTCTCCTCAAAGAAGCGGACGAAATTATCGTCGCCACAGACTGCGACCGTGAAGGGGAAAACATCGCCCGCAGCATCATTGCCATGAGCGGGGCACGGGGGAAACCAACCAAGCGGCTCTGGATTAACAGCCTTGAAGTGGACGAAGTACGAAAAGGATTTGCGAGCCTGAAAGAAGGGGAGCACTATCTCCCCCTTTACGAAGAAGCTCAGGCACGTCAGGTCGGAGACTGGCTTGTGGGCATCAATACGAGCCGTCTGTACACCCTGCTCCTTAAGCAAAAAGGCATCGAAGACGTATTCAGCGTAGGCCGGGTCCAGACCCCGACGTTGAATCTTATTTACGAACGGCAAAAAGAAATTGAGAACTTCAAGCCTGAACCGTTTTTTGAAATTGAAGGAACGTTTAAAACAGAGGCAGGCACGTATAAAGGAAAAATGAAAGGCCGTTACAAGACGAAGGAAGAAGTCAGCAGGATGCTTAACGACAAGGGCGTTTCAGAGAGGGAAACCGGGCTGGTAAAAGACGTGAAGAAGCAGGTGAAGCGCCAGAAGCCACCAAAGCTTCACTCGTTGTCAACCCTCCAGTCGGCGATGAATAAAAAGTACAAGTACAGCCCGTCAAAAGTACTGAAGATCGTTCAAAGTCTGTATGATCAGCCGTTAAAACTTGTTACCTACCCAAGGACCGATACCCAGCACATCACACACAGCGAGTTTACTTATTTAAAGAACAACCTCTCTGCCTATCAAAAGGTGGCAGGCGCTGATTTCGAGCCTGCCTCTCTCAACCCGGGCAAGCGCTATGTGGATGATGCAAAAGTGCAGGAACACTATGCGATCATTCCAACGAAAAAAATTCCCCAGACAAGAACGGTGGAAGGGCTCCGGCAGGACCAGCGGAATGTCTACATGGAGATCGTCAACAGCTCTCTCGCTATGTTTCACCACGATTACCTGTATGAGGAAACAACAATTACAACGGATGTAAAAACGCTTGATTTCTTTACCCGGGGAAGAGTCGAGAAAGAGCGCGGGTGGAAAGAACTGTTCTATAAAGGAGACAGCAAAAAGAAGGACGGCGACACCCTCCTGCCCCCTGTGGTAAAAGGCATGACAGCCGAGGCGAAAGTGAATGTGACGGAAGATGAGACGAAGCCCCCAAAACCATTCACCGAGGGCCAGCTCATTACGATGATGAAAACATGTGGCCAGATGATCGATGAAGATGAGGAAGTTCGTGCCACACTGAAGGAAGTGGAGGGGCTCGGTACAGAGGCCACCCGCAGCAGCATTATTGAAACATTAATTAAGCAGGAATACATTAAGGTGAATAAAAACATCGTATCTGTGACCGAAAAGGGCCGGATTCTCTGTGAAGCTGTGAGTGGCACACTCCTTGCCAAGCCTGCCATGACGGCGAAGTGGGAAAAATACCTGAAAAAGATTGGTCAGGGAGCCGGAAAAAAGACGGCCTTTATCGATAATACCATTGCCTTTACCCATAAGATTGTTGAAGATGCAGGTGACGTTGTAGCAAAGCTTGAAGTAAGTGAAGCAGCCAAGTCCCAGGTGAGCGAAAAAGGCCGTGGGAAAGGCGGGAAGTGGGCTCCGGCAGAACCGGTTGCCTCGTGTCCTGCCTGTGGAAAAGGGCAGATTATGGACAGAAAGACGTTCTACGGCTGCTCTGAATACAAAGCCGGATGCAAGCAGACATTCAACAAGAGGGTTTTAGGCAAAACTCTCTCAAAAACCGCCATCAAACAGCTTTGTGAAAAGGGAAAAACAAACAAACTCAAAGGCTTCAAAGGAAAGAAACCGTTTGATGCCTCTCTCGTATTGAAAGACGGAAAAGTGGAATTTGATTTTGTAAATCAATAG
- the tyrS gene encoding tyrosine--tRNA ligase, producing the protein MGKWTEELTQEQITEVNRQMAIYRKGVQELIPSEDLERKVAKAVSEKRPLKIKLGLDPSAPDVHLGHTVVLNKIRQFQENGHTIQIIIGDFTGKIGDPTGKSVARQQLTDEEVKENARTYFEQFGKVVDMEKVELHYNSKWLSKLDFEDVINMAGKITVARLLERDDFEKRMDDHKPISLHEFFYPLMQGYDSVVLESDVELGGTDQHFNILMGRHFQEKYGKEKQVAMLMPLLEGLDGVEKMSKSKKNYIGIDESPNEMFGKAMSIPDELMIKYFELVTDTGPEEIDEMRTQIETGELHPRDAKMKLGKTIVKMYHDEKKAAEAEKHFISVFSERLVPEDIPVMKWTGEDEVGVLDLLVELNLLTSKSEARRMIQNRGVSLDGDKVEDPKLQVSVKVGMVVQVGKRKFVKIEM; encoded by the coding sequence ATGGGTAAATGGACAGAAGAACTGACGCAGGAACAAATCACTGAAGTGAACAGGCAGATGGCTATTTACCGAAAAGGGGTTCAGGAGCTTATTCCTTCTGAAGATCTAGAGCGGAAAGTAGCCAAGGCAGTCAGTGAAAAACGGCCGCTTAAAATAAAGCTGGGTCTTGATCCTTCAGCGCCGGACGTGCATCTCGGGCATACGGTCGTCCTGAACAAAATCAGGCAGTTTCAGGAAAACGGGCACACAATCCAGATTATTATCGGCGACTTCACAGGTAAGATCGGTGACCCAACAGGAAAGTCGGTTGCGAGACAGCAGCTAACCGATGAAGAGGTAAAGGAAAACGCCAGGACGTACTTTGAGCAGTTCGGCAAAGTCGTGGACATGGAAAAGGTGGAGCTGCACTACAACTCTAAGTGGCTCTCGAAGCTTGACTTTGAAGACGTGATTAATATGGCCGGTAAAATTACAGTGGCGCGTCTTCTGGAGCGGGATGATTTTGAAAAACGGATGGATGATCATAAACCCATCTCACTTCATGAGTTTTTCTACCCTCTCATGCAAGGCTACGATTCGGTTGTCCTGGAAAGTGACGTTGAGCTCGGCGGAACAGATCAGCACTTTAACATATTGATGGGCCGTCACTTTCAGGAAAAGTACGGAAAAGAAAAGCAGGTGGCCATGCTCATGCCTCTTCTTGAAGGTCTTGATGGGGTAGAGAAGATGTCAAAATCGAAGAAGAACTACATCGGCATTGATGAAAGCCCGAATGAGATGTTCGGCAAAGCCATGTCGATTCCGGATGAATTAATGATCAAGTACTTTGAACTGGTGACGGACACAGGGCCTGAGGAAATAGATGAGATGCGCACTCAGATTGAAACGGGGGAGCTTCACCCGAGGGACGCGAAGATGAAGCTTGGGAAAACAATCGTGAAAATGTATCACGATGAAAAGAAAGCAGCTGAAGCGGAAAAGCATTTTATTTCAGTATTCAGTGAGCGTCTCGTTCCTGAAGATATCCCTGTTATGAAATGGACAGGGGAGGATGAAGTGGGTGTGCTGGATCTGCTTGTTGAATTGAACCTGCTTACTTCGAAAAGTGAAGCCCGGAGAATGATTCAAAACCGTGGTGTCAGCCTGGATGGTGATAAAGTGGAAGATCCGAAACTTCAGGTTAGTGTGAAGGTTGGAATGGTGGTGCAAGTAGGAAAGAGGAAGTTTGTGAAAATTGAGATGTAG
- a CDS encoding cyclic-phosphate processing receiver domain-containing protein has translation METINVFLDDYRAAPEGYVLVETIDECKALLQNFNIEHLSLDHDLVSKQRNGLMLVHMMVKENLFAKRITIHSANAPAGRAMYHSLIQAQKDTSMPQSVNLSLRPLPLRNYSRLALQYYDDNK, from the coding sequence GTGGAAACGATAAACGTATTTCTCGATGATTACCGAGCAGCACCAGAAGGGTATGTCCTCGTCGAAACCATTGATGAGTGTAAAGCACTGCTTCAAAATTTCAACATTGAGCATCTCTCTCTCGATCACGATTTAGTAAGCAAGCAAAGAAACGGACTTATGCTGGTCCATATGATGGTGAAAGAAAATCTTTTTGCCAAACGGATTACCATTCATTCTGCCAATGCCCCCGCCGGCCGTGCCATGTATCATTCATTGATACAAGCCCAGAAAGATACATCAATGCCTCAATCTGTCAACCTTTCCCTCCGTCCCCTTCCTTTGCGTAATTACTCACGTTTAGCCCTTCAATATTACGATGACAACAAATAA
- a CDS encoding Na-translocating system protein MpsC family protein: MEKTADYAELASFTGKLLRDNFGKGPSSVYVSIEHPFITIYLQDFLAPMEKVLARQNREIKIEETRDMLMEELIPEFKGQIRGMLNVGVSNVYYDWDMQNHSGFIIGILDEECADDTPLPFPYYKEKERIHDHIIKVCEIAQKGPEHIDSYFLNDRTLVIERHGIMVEIEKEMIRTGFSDQLRLTKRKLEKRLLDPNVVESLLNVHVQDKFVVWDFKRDTSYITFILKPK, encoded by the coding sequence GTGGAAAAAACTGCAGATTACGCTGAACTCGCCAGTTTCACCGGAAAACTCCTGCGGGACAATTTCGGAAAAGGTCCCTCATCTGTTTATGTATCGATTGAGCATCCGTTTATTACCATCTATCTTCAGGACTTCCTGGCCCCGATGGAAAAGGTATTGGCCAGGCAGAACAGGGAAATCAAGATTGAAGAAACAAGGGATATGTTAATGGAGGAACTGATTCCTGAATTTAAAGGCCAGATTCGCGGCATGTTAAATGTAGGGGTAAGCAACGTATATTATGACTGGGATATGCAAAATCACTCCGGCTTCATTATTGGAATTTTGGATGAAGAATGTGCGGATGATACTCCCCTCCCTTTTCCATACTATAAAGAAAAGGAACGCATTCATGATCATATTATAAAAGTGTGTGAAATTGCACAAAAAGGCCCCGAACATATTGATTCCTATTTTTTAAATGACCGTACACTCGTCATAGAACGTCACGGCATCATGGTGGAGATCGAGAAAGAAATGATCAGAACAGGGTTCTCCGATCAGCTCAGACTGACAAAGCGAAAGCTTGAAAAGCGCCTTCTCGATCCGAATGTGGTTGAAAGCCTCCTCAATGTCCACGTACAGGATAAATTCGTTGTCTGGGACTTTAAACGTGACACCAGTTATATCACCTTTATTTTAAAGCCTAAATGA
- a CDS encoding flavin monoamine oxidase family protein, with product MKEFRDVITAPEEHLAVLKDGLPQSGNPKRVLIAGAGMAGLTAAYLLKNAGHDVTVLEGNTRVGGRVYTVREPFSEGNYWEAGAMRIPEHHYLVRELADKFDLTLIPYISSTDNDLIYVNNRLVRQYEYDENPGLVNFGLEKDERDQTAGELLENALKPFYTLYMNSTEEEQQRLNEQFEPYSMESFLRDNPFGGSLSEDAVHMIKVLLGIVGFPEMSFIDTFKAIITTTFSDVAFSQIKGGNDQIATALRAQVEDNVVLGQKVIRVIQNDTGVEVVTRGADGTEYVYEGDLLISTIPFSAFQFIDIVPRESIAPDKWRVIQTLPYVPSHKVGLEFSEKFWEEDGMEGGSLTTDLPYQFIFYPSSAIGEPGGGIIQGTYSWGDSARLWTSLSPEERVREALDFVAAIHGQKVYDTFIQGVSYNWDENPFSAGCFSLYAPYQSASYPEIIIRPEGRIHFAGEHTSELHAWIEGAVDSGVRVAKEINNG from the coding sequence GTGAAGGAGTTTCGTGATGTGATAACCGCTCCGGAAGAGCACTTGGCTGTTTTAAAAGACGGACTGCCGCAATCGGGAAATCCGAAACGGGTGCTCATTGCAGGAGCCGGGATGGCGGGGCTCACGGCGGCTTACCTTTTAAAAAATGCAGGGCATGATGTGACGGTACTGGAAGGGAATACCCGGGTGGGCGGTCGGGTATACACGGTCCGGGAACCGTTCAGTGAAGGGAACTACTGGGAGGCCGGGGCCATGAGAATTCCGGAGCACCACTATCTGGTCAGGGAGCTTGCGGATAAGTTTGATCTTACCCTTATTCCCTACATCAGCAGTACGGACAATGATCTTATTTACGTGAATAACCGGCTTGTGAGGCAGTATGAATATGATGAAAATCCCGGGCTGGTTAACTTTGGGCTGGAGAAAGACGAGCGCGACCAGACCGCAGGAGAGCTTCTGGAAAATGCGCTTAAGCCTTTTTACACTCTCTATATGAATTCAACGGAGGAAGAGCAGCAGCGGCTGAACGAGCAGTTTGAGCCTTATTCAATGGAATCCTTTCTCAGGGACAATCCCTTTGGAGGCTCCTTATCGGAAGATGCGGTTCATATGATAAAAGTGCTGCTTGGCATAGTGGGCTTTCCGGAGATGTCCTTTATTGATACCTTTAAAGCCATCATTACAACCACGTTCAGTGACGTGGCCTTTTCCCAGATTAAAGGGGGGAATGACCAGATCGCCACAGCTTTGCGGGCTCAGGTTGAAGATAATGTTGTGCTAGGTCAGAAGGTAATCCGGGTTATCCAGAACGATACAGGTGTGGAAGTGGTCACCAGGGGAGCTGACGGAACGGAGTACGTTTATGAAGGTGATCTCCTCATTTCAACGATTCCATTTTCAGCTTTTCAATTTATCGACATTGTTCCCCGGGAATCGATTGCCCCTGATAAATGGAGAGTTATTCAAACCCTGCCTTATGTGCCGTCCCATAAAGTCGGCCTCGAGTTTTCGGAAAAATTCTGGGAGGAAGACGGAATGGAGGGGGGGAGTCTGACGACGGATCTGCCGTATCAGTTTATTTTTTACCCGAGCAGTGCCATCGGCGAGCCAGGCGGGGGCATCATTCAAGGCACCTACAGCTGGGGGGACAGTGCGAGGCTTTGGACCTCACTGTCACCTGAAGAACGGGTCAGAGAGGCACTGGACTTTGTGGCTGCCATTCACGGGCAAAAAGTATACGATACGTTTATCCAGGGTGTGTCGTACAACTGGGACGAAAATCCGTTCTCGGCAGGCTGTTTTTCTCTTTACGCTCCTTATCAGTCTGCCAGTTATCCTGAAATTATCATACGGCCCGAGGGTAGGATTCATTTTGCCGGAGAGCACACGTCTGAGCTCCATGCCTGGATTGAAGGGGCTGTTGACTCGGGGGTCCGGGTTGCCAAAGAAATTAATAATGGATGA
- the guaC gene encoding GMP reductase, whose protein sequence is MENVFDYEDIQLIPAKCVVNSRSECDTSVTLGAHTFKLPVVPANMQTIIDEKIALFLAEKGYFYVMHRFEPEKRHAFIRDMHEKGLIASISVGVKEEEYGFIEELAADNLKPEYITIDIAHGHSNAVIGMIQHIKNHLPETFVIAGNVGTPEAVRELEHAGADATKVGIGPGKVCITKIKTGFGTGGWQLAALRWCAKAATKPIIADGGIRTHGDVAKSIRFGATMVMIGSLFAGHEESPGETKEVDGKLVKEYFGSASEFQKGEKKNVEGKKVYVDHKGSLKDTLVEMEQDLQSAISYAGGSKLDVIRTVDYVVVKNSIFNGDRVY, encoded by the coding sequence ATGGAAAACGTATTCGATTATGAAGATATTCAACTAATTCCAGCGAAATGTGTCGTAAACAGCCGGTCTGAATGTGATACCTCTGTCACACTCGGCGCTCATACATTCAAGCTGCCGGTTGTACCTGCCAACATGCAGACAATTATTGATGAAAAAATTGCTTTATTTTTAGCAGAGAAAGGCTATTTTTATGTGATGCACCGCTTTGAGCCGGAGAAGCGTCATGCTTTTATCCGGGACATGCACGAAAAAGGCCTCATCGCCTCCATCAGTGTCGGGGTAAAAGAAGAAGAGTACGGGTTTATTGAAGAGCTCGCCGCTGACAACCTGAAGCCTGAATACATCACAATTGACATTGCCCATGGCCACTCCAATGCGGTCATCGGCATGATCCAGCACATTAAAAACCACCTGCCTGAAACCTTCGTCATCGCAGGTAACGTAGGTACGCCTGAAGCGGTACGGGAGCTTGAGCACGCCGGTGCAGACGCGACAAAAGTCGGCATTGGGCCAGGGAAAGTATGTATAACAAAAATCAAGACCGGCTTCGGAACCGGCGGCTGGCAGCTCGCAGCACTCCGCTGGTGCGCGAAAGCAGCGACGAAACCGATTATCGCAGACGGTGGGATCCGTACGCATGGCGACGTGGCGAAGTCCATCCGTTTTGGCGCAACAATGGTTATGATCGGGTCTCTTTTCGCCGGTCACGAAGAATCACCGGGAGAAACAAAAGAAGTAGACGGCAAACTCGTTAAAGAATACTTCGGTTCTGCTTCAGAGTTCCAAAAAGGCGAAAAGAAAAACGTCGAAGGTAAAAAAGTGTACGTGGATCACAAAGGCTCCCTTAAAGACACCCTCGTGGAAATGGAACAGGACCTCCAATCCGCCATCTCCTACGCAGGCGGCAGCAAGCTCGATGTCATCCGCACAGTGGACTACGTCGTCGTAAAAAATTCGATCTTTAACGGGGACCGGGTGTACTAA